In the Tribolium castaneum strain GA2 chromosome 1, icTriCast1.1, whole genome shotgun sequence genome, one interval contains:
- the pn gene encoding exopolyphosphatase PRUNE1, whose protein sequence is MEQFLEFIRKAKQALSNIGTFKNVHLVLGNESCDLDSTISALSLAYLIHSRNTNDLVIPVMNVEARYFPLRTETNYLLKKYAIDPKNLVYKDQINYSNILKTTKVTTSLVDHHVLSNHDKVLEPTVVEIFDHRTINTEEICRGDHVEKTVIKIVGSCCTLITNEIIESKLPILFHDLSHLLYATIIYDTIGLDKESGKTFEDDLQVAHYLENILKPTETRKELFNVLWKIHNDTSSLTSQDLLYRDLKVVKGVPIPGLPMLVEQYLSREDADSAIAAFASEFKTSSVVLIGIDASGDVKRDIAVFSTDSTFKKTLISILNDSKHDLRLTETSVKSKNIVCFGQGNIKLTRKFILPLVNDAAVQCQK, encoded by the exons ATGGAACAGTTTTTAGAATTTATAAGGAAGGCCAAACAAGCTCTC AGCAATATTGGAACTTTCAAAAACGTTCATTTGGTGCTTGGGAATGAGTCTTGTGACTTGGACTCCACAATTTCTGCATTATCCCTTGCTTATTTAATACATTCACGTAATACTAACGATTTAGTAATCCCCGTGATGAACGTTGAAGCTAGATATTTTCCCTTGAGGACTGAGACAAATTACTTGTTGAAAAAATACGCTATTGATCCCAAAAATCTCGTTTACAA GGATCAGATCAATTATtcaaatatcttaaaaaccaCCAAAGTAACAACTAGCTTAGTGGACCACCATGTGTTATCAAACCATGATAAAGTCCTAGAACCAACAGTTGTAGAAATCTTTGACCACAGAACCATCAACACCGAAGAAATTTGTCGGGGGGATCACGTGGAAAAGACCGTTATTAAAATAGTCGGTTCTTGTTGCACTTTGATCACAAATGAAATTATTGAGTCAAAGTtgccaattttatttcatGACTTGAGTCACCTTTTATATG cTACAATTATTTACGACACTATCGGACTTGATAAGGAAAGTGGGAAAACGTTCGAGGATGATCTTCAAGTTGCACATTACTTGGAAAACATCCTTAAACCAACCGAAACCAGGAAAGAATTGTTCAACGTGTTGTGGAAAATCCACAACGATACGTCTAGTCTGACTAGCCAAGATTTACTCTACCGAGACCTAAAAGTGGTTAAGGGTGTCCCAATCCCGGGTTTACCAATGTTGGTTGAGCAATATTTAAGTCGTGAGGATGCAGATAGCGCTATTGCAGCGTTCGCGAGTGAATTCAAAACATCCagtgttgttttaattgggATTGACGCTAGTGGCGACGTTAAAAGAGACATTGCGGTTTTTTCTACCGATTCcacgtttaaaaaaacgttaatcTCGATTTTGAATGACAGTAAACATGACTTACGACTCACCGAGACTTCTGTAAAAAGTAAGAATATTGTGTGTTTCGGACAGGGCAATATTAAATTGACACGTAAATTTATTCTGCCTCTGGTAAACGATGCAGCTGTACAATGCCAAAAATAG
- the LOC663090 gene encoding cathepsin B, whose product MYFLIFLLLASISVSRAEIDIQSQDFIDSINQKQSHWVARRNFPENTTNEYLYKLNGFLGLHPDPNYMPEKIKHNFNPQDIPKTFDARKKWPKCDSLNRIRDQGSCGSCWAFAAVETMSDRICIHSSGAKKFFFSAEDLLSCCTACGSCSGGYMMAAFDFYIKQGVVSGGDLNSNEGCRPYTADAHDKGVTPSCTKSCRKGYPTSYSSDKHYGSKDYIVDAGVSNIQYEIMTNGPIIVSFKVYQDFYNYGSGVYHHVSGNYTGNHIVKIVGWGTEKEQDYWLIANSWGSSWGEHGFFKILRGKNECGIENNPYAVLPKL is encoded by the exons atgtactttttgattttcttgttGCTTGCCTCAATTTCTGTTTCAAGAGCAGAAATTGACATCCAATCACAAGATTTTATCGATTCGATCAACCAAAAGCAATCGCATTGGGTCGCTCGTCGAAATTTCCCCGAAAACACCACTAATGAGTATCTCTACAAACTGAACGGGTTTCTCGGACTTCATCCCGATCCCAATTACATGCCCGAAAAAATCAAGCACAATTTCAACCCTCAAGATATCCCAAAGACTTTCGATGCCAGGAAAAAGTGGCCAAAGTGTGACTCCCTGAACAGAATTCGGGATCAAGGGTCTTGTGGGTCTTGCTgg GCATTTGCAGCGGTGGAGACGATGTCTGACCGAATATGTATTCATTCGTCAGGAgcaaagaaatttttcttttcggCGGAAGATCTTCTTTCTTGTTGTACAGCTTGTGGGAGCTGTAGCGGAGGATACATGATGGCTGCGTTCGACTTTTATATTAAACAAGGAGTCGTTTCTGGTGGAGATTTAAACTCAAATGAA GGTTGCAGGCCGTATACTGCAGATGCTCACGACAAAGGCGTGACTCCTTCATGCACCAAAAGTTGTCGCAAAGGCTATCCAACTAGTTACAGTTCAGATAAGCACTATGGCAGCAAAGATTACATTGTTGATGCTGGAGTTAGCAACATTCAGTACGAGATTATGACCAATGGACCTATTATTGTAAGTTTTAAAGTGTACCaagatttttataattacgGGTCTG GAGTTTACCACCACGTGAGTGGAAATTATACCGGTAATCATATTGTTAAAATAGTGGGATGGGGCACTGAAAAAGAACAAGACTACTGGCTCATTGCTAATTCCTGGGGCAGTAGTTGGGGTGAACatggatttttcaaaatattaagaGGCAAAAATGAATGTGGGATTGAAAACAATCCGTATGCAGTATTGCCTAAACTTTga
- the LOC663066 gene encoding cathepsin B: MRTLPILTIICTAASLSVAVHPLSKEFIQQINEKQSTWKAGPNFAENVPMSYIRRLMGVPPNSKYHMPSVKRHLLDAMEIPDDFDARKQWPNCPTIREIRDQGSCGSCWAFGAVEAMSDRVCIHSKGAVNVRLSADDLVSCCYSCGMGCNGGFPGAAWHYWVNKGIVSGGSFGSNQGCRPYEIAPCEHHVNGTRPPCTGDDNKTPSCKQQCEKGYNVPYKKDKNFGKEAYSISSEVQQIQKEIMTNGPVEGAFEVYEDLLSYKKGVYQHVKGEALGGHAIRILGWGTEKGTPYWLIANSWNSDWGDNGTFKILRGEDHCGIESSIVAGIPKDSS; encoded by the exons atgagGACCCTACCAATCCTCACCATAATTTGCACAGCAGCATCTCTCTCAGTCGCTGTGCACCCCTTATCAAAGGAATTCATCCAACAAATAAACGAAAAACAGTCCACGTGGAAAGCTGGCCCCAACTTTGCCGAAAATGTGCCCATGTCCTACATCCGCCGCCTCATGGGTGTTCCCCCCAACAGCAAATACCACATGCCCTCGGTGAAAAGACACCTTTTAGACGCCATGGAAATTCCCGACGATTTCGATGCACGCAAGCAGTGGCCCAATTGTCCCACAATCCGCGAGATCAGAGATCAAGGATCATGCGGGTCATGTTGG GCTTTTGGGGCCGTGGAGGCGATGTCTGATCGCGTATGCATCCACTCAAAAGGCGCCGTTAACGTGAGGCTCTCAGCCGACGACTTGGTGTCATGCTGCTACTCGTGCGGCATGGGCTGCAACGGGGGCTTCCCAGGGGCCGCGTGGCATTACTGGGTCAACAAGGGGATTGTCTCGGGGGGCAGCTTTGGCTCGAACCAGGGCTGCAGACCCTACGAGATCGCCCCTTGCGAGCACCACGTGAACGGGACGCGCCCCCCGTGCACCGGCGACGACAACAAGACACCAAGCTGCAAACAGCAGTGTGAGAAGGGGTACAATGTCCCGTACAAGAAGGACAAGAATTTTGGCAAAGAGGCGTATTCTATTAGTAGCGAAGTCCAGCAAATTCAGAAGGAAATCATGACTAATGGCCCCGTCGAGGGCGCGTTTGAAGTGTATGAAGACTTGCTCAGTTATAAAAAAG GAGTGTATCAACACGTCAAAGGGGAAGCTCTAGGGGGGCACGCAATCAGAATCCTGGGTTGGGGCACAGAGAAAGGCACGCCTTACTGGCTGATTGCCAATTCTTGGAATTCGGATTGGGGTGATAATGGAACCTTCAAGATACTAAGGGGGGAAGACCACTGTGGAATTGAGAGTTCCATTGTAGCTGGCATTCCCAAGGATTCAAGCTAA
- the LOC663117 gene encoding cathepsin B precursor isoform X1: MKCVLLCAVVLATIALSYGGLNPHPLSDEFINAINSKKTTWKAGRNFDIHTPLANIKKLLGVLPKKANARQLELKVHSVDVNAIPESFDAREAWPECASIIGDIRDQASCGSCWAFGAAEAMSDRICIHSNATVKVSISTEDLNTCCYECGDGCNGGWPAEAWAYWAETGIVTGGKYETKDGCKAYTVPPCEHHTEGDLPACGDIVPTPQCKKECDAGVDIEYKSDLRKGSAYQTSSDESQIQTEIMTNGPVEADFDVYEDFLNYKSGVYQQTTGNYAGGHAIKILGWGVEDGTPYWLAANSWNEDWGDKGYFKILRGQNECGIESDIIGGIPVVLISFSNFTISFQFFTMKYFLHFAVVLATVALVYGGVHLHPLSDDFINRINSRKSTWKAGRNFDIDTPISHIKQLLGVLPETENTPKLPKKIHSINAQEIPDSFDAREAWPDCAPIIGNIRDQSTCGSCWAFGAVEAMSDRICIHSNATVKVNISAEDPLDCCTICGMGCNGGMPAMAWLHWTVNGIVTGGNYEDTNGCKAYSFAPCEHHVDGDLPPCGPTKPTPDCKKECDSGSSLTYQNDLTHGSNYGIDPYPKQIQTEIMTNGPVEASFSVYEDFLSYKSGVYQHLEGEYAGGHAIKILGWGVENDTPYWLVANSWNEDWGDKGYFKILRGSNECGIEGSIVAGIPEL; encoded by the exons atgAAGTGCGTCTTGCTTTGTGCTGTTGTTCTCGCAACCATCGCCCTCTCTTACGGAGGGCTGAACCCGCACCCCCTTTCAGACGAATTCATCAACGCCATCAACAGCAAGAAAACCACATGGAAAGCTGGAAGAAACTTTGACATCCACACCCCCCTTGCCAACATCAAAAAACTTCTTGGAGTTCTTCCCAAGAAGGCAAATGCCCGCCAACTAGAACTGAAAGTGCACTCAGTCGACGTTAACGCCATTCCGGAGTCTTTCGACGCCAGGGAAGCCTGGCCAGAGTGCGCTTCCATCATTGGCGATATCAGAGATCAAGCCTCTTGTGGTTCCTGCTGG GCCTTTGGCGCCGCCGAAGCCATGAGCGACCGCATCTGCATTCACTCAAACGCCACCGTCAAAGTCAGTATCTCCACCGAGGACTTGAACACTTGCTGCTACGAATGCGGAGACGGTTGCAACGGTGGATGGCCTGCCGAAGCTTGGGCTTACTGGGCAGAAACCGGAATTGTAACTGGTGGCAAATACGAGACTAAAGAC GGTTGCAAAGCTTACACCGTCCCCCCTTGCGAACACCACACCGAAGGCGACTTGCCTGCGTGTGGAGACATTGTCCCAACCCCCCAATGCAAGAAAGAGTGTGACGCCGGTGTTGATATCGAGTACAAGTCTGATCTGAGAAAAGGGTCTGCGTACCAAACCTCATCTGATGAATCTCAAATTCAAACCGAAATTATGACAAACGGACCTGTTGAGGCCGATTTTGACGTGTATGAAGATTTCCTCAACTACAAAAGTGGGGTCTACCAACAAACCACCGGTAATTATGCCGGTGGACACGCTATTAAGATTTTGGGATGGGGTGTGGAAGACGGTACGCCGTACTGGTTGGCCGCTAACTCGTGGAATGAGGACTGGGGCGACAAGGGatacttcaaaattttgagaggACAAAACGAATGTGGGATTGAGAGCGATATTATCGGCGGAATTCCAGTTGTAT TGATCTCATTTAGCAATTTTACAattagttttcaattttttacgaTGAAGTACTTTCTGCACTTTGCCGTGGTTTTGGCCACTGTGGCCCTAGTCTACGGAGGTGTCCACCTCCACCCTCTCTCAGACGACTTCATAAACCGTATCAACAGCCGAAAATCCACGTGGAAAGCGGGAAGAAACTTCGATATTGACACCCCAATCTCGCACATTAAACAACTCCTCGGTGTCCTGCCTGAAACAGAAAACACCCCAAAACTACCGAAAAAAATCCACTCCATAAACGCCCAAGAGATCCCCGATTCGTTCGATGCCAGAGAAGCCTGGCCCGATTGCGCCCCCATTATTGGAAACATTCGCGACCAGTCGACTTGTGGGTCTTGTTGGGCTTTTGGAGCTGTGGAAGCAATGAGTGACAGAATCTGCATCCATTCGAACGCCACCGTCAAAGTCAACATCTCAGCTGAGGATCCACTGGACTGCTGCACAATTTGTGGGATGGGGTGTAACGGGGGAATGCCCGCAATGGCCTGGCTTCACTGGACTGTCAATGGGATTGTGACTGGGGGAAACTACGAAGACACTAAT GGATGCAAAGCTTATTCTTTCGCTCCTTGTGAGCACCATGTTGACGGTGATTTGCCCCCCTGTGGGCCCACAAAGCCAACTCCGGATTGCAAAAAAGAGTGTGATAGTGGATCTTCACTCACGTACCAAAATGATTTGACACACGGATCTAACTATGGTATTGATCCTTATCCCAAACAAATCCAAACTGAAATTATGACCAATGGGCCAGTTGAGGCTAGCTTTAGTGTCTATGAAGATTTTCTTAGTTACAAGAGCG GTGTTTACCAACACTTGGAAGGAGAGTATGCCGGAGGTCAcgctattaaaattttgggcTGGGGTGTTGAAAATGATACTCCTTATTGGCTGGTTGCAAATTCCTGGAACGAAGACTGGGGAGATAAAGGCTATTTCAAAATCTTGCGAGGGTCCAACGAATGCGGAATTGAAGGCAGTATTGTTGCCGGAATTCCCGAATTGTAA
- the LOC663117 gene encoding cathepsin B precursor — protein sequence MKYFLHFAVVLATVALVYGGVHLHPLSDDFINRINSRKSTWKAGRNFDIDTPISHIKQLLGVLPETENTPKLPKKIHSINAQEIPDSFDAREAWPDCAPIIGNIRDQSTCGSCWAFGAVEAMSDRICIHSNATVKVNISAEDPLDCCTICGMGCNGGMPAMAWLHWTVNGIVTGGNYEDTNGCKAYSFAPCEHHVDGDLPPCGPTKPTPDCKKECDSGSSLTYQNDLTHGSNYGIDPYPKQIQTEIMTNGPVEASFSVYEDFLSYKSGVYQHLEGEYAGGHAIKILGWGVENDTPYWLVANSWNEDWGDKGYFKILRGSNECGIEGSIVAGIPEL from the exons aTGAAGTACTTTCTGCACTTTGCCGTGGTTTTGGCCACTGTGGCCCTAGTCTACGGAGGTGTCCACCTCCACCCTCTCTCAGACGACTTCATAAACCGTATCAACAGCCGAAAATCCACGTGGAAAGCGGGAAGAAACTTCGATATTGACACCCCAATCTCGCACATTAAACAACTCCTCGGTGTCCTGCCTGAAACAGAAAACACCCCAAAACTACCGAAAAAAATCCACTCCATAAACGCCCAAGAGATCCCCGATTCGTTCGATGCCAGAGAAGCCTGGCCCGATTGCGCCCCCATTATTGGAAACATTCGCGACCAGTCGACTTGTGGGTCTTGTTGGGCTTTTGGAGCTGTGGAAGCAATGAGTGACAGAATCTGCATCCATTCGAACGCCACCGTCAAAGTCAACATCTCAGCTGAGGATCCACTGGACTGCTGCACAATTTGTGGGATGGGGTGTAACGGGGGAATGCCCGCAATGGCCTGGCTTCACTGGACTGTCAATGGGATTGTGACTGGGGGAAACTACGAAGACACTAAT GGATGCAAAGCTTATTCTTTCGCTCCTTGTGAGCACCATGTTGACGGTGATTTGCCCCCCTGTGGGCCCACAAAGCCAACTCCGGATTGCAAAAAAGAGTGTGATAGTGGATCTTCACTCACGTACCAAAATGATTTGACACACGGATCTAACTATGGTATTGATCCTTATCCCAAACAAATCCAAACTGAAATTATGACCAATGGGCCAGTTGAGGCTAGCTTTAGTGTCTATGAAGATTTTCTTAGTTACAAGAGCG GTGTTTACCAACACTTGGAAGGAGAGTATGCCGGAGGTCAcgctattaaaattttgggcTGGGGTGTTGAAAATGATACTCCTTATTGGCTGGTTGCAAATTCCTGGAACGAAGACTGGGGAGATAAAGGCTATTTCAAAATCTTGCGAGGGTCCAACGAATGCGGAATTGAAGGCAGTATTGTTGCCGGAATTCCCGAATTGTAA
- the NELF-B gene encoding negative elongation factor B, with product MSSSRNDFPLEALNIHGPTFLKHALTSCTDPLKAIEEFQVTNGILLPSLRPMLPLLDLHGVRRLDFHMSVVEELREKLIAHINEIGKQEGRERDRKLKDLLVKSFPVVKVKALRPIVMAILKNTPQIDDNYLKILVRDRELYNDTDTEVKRQIWKDNQSLFGDEVSPLLSQYISEKENVLFDHTNISTQFFGPSPKVRRQGEVVQKLAHMIGNSVKLYDMVLQFLRTLFLRTRNVHYCTLRAELLMALHDLEVQDIISIDPCHKFTWCLDACIREKNVDIKRSRELQGFLDNVKRGQEQVLGDLSMTLCDPYAINFLATSAIKILHHLIYVEGMPRDNTILILLLRMLALGLSAWVMIDSQDFKEPKLDSQVVTKFLPALMSLMVDDQVRQLSGKLPPDEREAAITVIEHSGPLPDAVEAYIQDSSVASILAMYYTLNVARLKDRVGLLRVLTVLANCKDDRAFEDPFLHSLVIFLIHNPEEFQAEDFCTVLFDEFFFAGLTRENVTRHLLKLLWYVHSRLPASRLHTLMKALQPTHQHSEKVHNLYETLQTKINSQEETAVPLEMDIDLNSPLMSVPTPAPYHHTL from the exons ATGTCTTCATCCAGAAACGATTTCCCTTTGGAAGCCCTCAATATACACGGGCCCACCTTCCTCAAACATGCCTTAACTAGTTGCACTGATCCGCTCAAAGCCATTGAAGAGTTTCAG GTTACAAACGGGATACTTTTACCCTCATTACGCCCAATGCTTCCATTACTTGATCTACACGGGGTGAGAAGACTGGATTTTCACATGTCAGTTGTAGAG GAACTCCGAGAGAAACTAATCGCACACATCAATGAAATCGGCAAGCAAGAAGGACGCGAAAGGGACAGGAAGCTGAAAGATTTACTCGTAAAGAGTTTCCCTGTGGTCAAAGTGAAGGCTTTAAGGCCGATAGTGATGgcgattttgaaaaacacaCCACAGATTGACGACaactatttgaaaatattagtTAGAGATCGGGAACTGTACAACGACACTGACACAGAAGTCAAACGGCAGATCTGGAAGGACAACCAGTCGCTCTTCGGAGATGAGGTCTCGCCTCTCTTGAGTCAGTACATCAGCGAAAAAGAGAACGTGCTGTTCGATCACACCAACATCAGCACCCAGTTCTTCGGGCCTTCCCCCAAGGTGCGGCGCCAAGGGGAAGTCGTCCAGAAGTTGGCACACATGATTGGAAACAGTGTTAAATTGTACGATATGGTGCTCCAGTTTCTTCGCACTTTGTTTTTGCGGACCCGAAACGTGCATTACTGCACTTTGAGGGCCGAATTATTAATGGCCTTACACGATTTGGAAGTTCAGGATATAATTTCGATAGATCCATGCCATAAATTTACGTGGTGCCTTGATGCCTGCATTAGGGAAAAAAATGTCGACATTAAACGCTCAAGGGAGTTGCAAGGGTTTTTGGATAACGTTAAGAGGGGCCAAGAGCAGGTGCTGGGCGATTTATCAATGACTTTATGCGACCCCTACgccattaattttttggcCACGTCGGCCATAAAAATCCTGCATCATCTCATATACGTAGAAGGGATGCCGAGG GACAAtacgattttaattttgctctTGCGAATGTTGGCTTTGGGTCTAAGTGCCTGGGTCATGATCGACTCCCAAGACTTCAAAGAGCCCAAACTGGACAGTCAGGTCGTTACGAAATTTTTGCCGGCCCTAATGTCGCTCATGGTCGACGACCAAGTGCGGCAATTGTCAGGCAAATTGCCCCCAGATGAACGCGAAGCTGCTATCACAGTTATCGAACATTCGGGGCCCTTGCCCGATGCAGTGGAGGCCTACATTCAAGACAGTTCAGTCGCCAGTATTCTCGCCATGTACTACACCCTGAACGTGGCCCGGCTTAAAGACAGGGTGGGGCTGCTGCGAGTCTTGACGGTTTTGGCGAACTGTAAAGACGACCGGGCTTTTGAGGACCCGTTCCTCCACTCTCTC GTCATTTTCCTTATTCATAATCCGGAGGAGTTTCAAGCTGAGGATTTTTGTACTGTTCTCTTCGACGAATTCTTTTTTGCTGGGCTGACGAGGGAGAACGTGACAAGACATTTACTGAAATTGCTGTGGTATGTACATTCCCGACTGCCGGCTAGTCGTTTACACACGCTGATGAAAGCGCTGCAACCGACGCACCAACACAGCGAAAAGGTTCACAATTTGTACGAAACGCTTCAGACTAAGATTAATTCGCAAGAGGAGACTGCTGTACCTCTTGAAATGGATATTGACCTCAACTCGCCTCTAATGAGTGTGCCAACGCCTGCTCCGTATCACCATACGTTATGA